The DNA window tgATATAAGTCATATTTGAAGTTTCAGTTGCTTAATATAATGGAGTGGGGATTGTTCTAAACTGTATTGTGGTTTATGTTGTTTTTAGGTGGCGAGATGTTAAAATGTCTGCGTTTGAGTATGCAGAATATCGAACATACGTGGATCTAAAGGTTTGTAATTATTCAATGAGAGtcgaaaacaaaacaaatatggTTTTAAATTTGGTGTTTGTTTTCTGCAGGACAAATGGAAAACATTGGTTCACACAGCGAGCATTTCTCCGCAGCAAAGAAGAGGGGAGCCGGTTCCACAAGAGCTATTGGATAGGGTTCAAGCTGCTCATGCATATTGGTCCCTTAATCAATCTAGGCCACACATCATCAAAAACCAACAGCATTTCATCGTCGAAACCTAGgaaaaaattgatttcaaaatcaaattttaataaaaaacagtGTTCAACTTGTACATGGacaatccaaataaaaatatttgagtcTTTCTAACCACCCCTTCTACTACTGGTTATGATGACTTTGACAGTTGGTGTTACATTTTTaccatttgtttttttttttatcacttttttaTGATGAAAGCTCCTTGTAAGGAGAAGAGAGGAGGGGATtgatgttgattttattttatttttgtacatttcatcatttataattcaataaattattatcatttatattgtTCTTATTcttttgttagatttattggtattattatatttttttatgttgtcATAACTTATTTGTACTTGTTTAGTTTTTTCTATGTTTAATATCACACTTTCAAAAGTTAATATGTTCATTCATTGAAGTAGAATGAGTATTGACTAAGAGATCAAAAATGTCGGTTTGATTATCACTAAAAAATGCTCTAAATTAAAGTCGGGACCATGAGGTCATGATTTAAGAGATAGTGTATAAAGTCAATTTTTTTAGGCTATTGATTATAACTTCTATGTTCATCTCAACAATTTTGTAAGAAGAATATAAAGATCAACATATTAGAAGTTTATATGAACTTGTGAAAAAACATGGAATATGATTATTGAACCAAGAATTTGGTTGAGTTTTGATTTCATAAATGAAATTGAAATGATCAAGAAGGTAGATTGAAGTGGAAGAGCCAAGATATTACAAAAGCAAAAACCATACATGCCAACAAGAAGTTAAGGAACCGATGACCTTTCCAAAAGCTTCTCCTATCGTCGGTTTGCTGACGTGGCAACATCATTGTCGAGACCTCAATTGCCACTGCCGTCGAACTTCCCACGTCCAACTCTGCCTCGCGTCCACCACCCAAACCACCCAAGACGTTACATGCCAATGACCCGCAAATCTCACATGTCCTGCAATAccattttttacatgttttaaaagatattaCATAATGGCCAATAAGCAAAAGTAGAAGTGAAAAAAATTGTGCAAGATAAAATATTGCAACAAAccagagaaaaaaatatatatatttgttggcTTAGACATTATTTTGGATGGGGccaaattatatgaaaattgaGATTATTGGAcaaaaagacttaaaaaaaatatataaataaaaatataatattttaaaaaaagaataaaaagtattttcatAGTTTGATatcatatataattagtttattgaaagaatatatatgatttggttgataatgtttgtttccaattaattaagaatattaaaatgataagtaaatttatatttttattagaaagtAGAACTTCTCCAGatagtaaaaaaacaaataacaaaaatgtaaacaaaataaaggTGAAGTGGTAGTTAGTGTCAACCCTAGATTTGGTTGCCTCCGCCTTGgatagaaaaaaattgatatttttggtGTTGCCTtaagtctaatttaaaaaatggaataaaaaatagttttgggTGAGATTTGAATTCAtgataactaaaatatttaaatacttatGTTTCACCACTAAgctataacaaatttaataaaatatcttactaatttaataatttggcTGCCTTTGGGaatgggctgccctagcccAAGTGCTTGCCGTGCTTACCCTAGGGCCGGCCCTGGTGGTAGTGTATAATCACtttaattgaaattgaaagggaatttattttattttgtatctaAAACTAATCACAAATTATGATgagtgtttttttaataatttattatgataacgTTATTACctatattaaacttaaaaagagaaacaaattGGAGATCTTTGATATCTTAATTACCAACTCttattacttaaattataaattatggtggaaattgaatttgttttaGTCTCTTAAACCAAaccattttctttaaacttAATCTATTAGTGTATAGAAAGAAATCTTTATATAATCTTTTCTATCTAATGGGGGGATAATTTCAGTCTAATTTTTGAAGGTAATAGAGTGAATTATGtagaagaaataataataagaagttAAAAGAAAGTAAGAAAGAAACAAACTTGTTGCCTCTAATGTTGAACCAAGTTTGAGCACAATGGTTGTGTGCAAGAGCCAAATCACCTTTACAAGAACAACCCAACTCAGAATTTAAtctttcttcatcatcatcaaagcTCAAATGGCAAATCCTACAACCCCTTCCTTTCCCATTTGAAGAATTCACCAATTCAAGAAAATCTACCTTTCCATCTAATTCCTCATGATCAACATCAACTAAACCACCTTCCAAATCCACTATCACCTCTAAAGATGCATACAAATCAATCCTCTTCTCCTCCTCTTCAGTTAAATCCACAATATTGGTctcagagttgtgattaatgccTCCTCCTTCCTCCAAATCAACATGGGTTTGGTTTGTAGTTTCCATTTTTTCATGACCCAATGGATGAAATTAAAGAATCTATCTCCCTTTAGTAGccaaaattaatcaaaagtgTGAACTGTTGTTCTGTTTTGCAGTAGGTATGAGTTTTCAGGTGTACTTCATTCAGTccatatatagatagatatacacaaagagtttgtttgatcttggttaTTTGAGTGTTTTtaatggatttaaaaaaaaacatttcacaaAGTTTTAgattatttgggtttttaattagttattttatttcaaaaattaaattttaaaataataaagtaagtatattttagttgataattgaattttggataaaataaaataaaaaacaaatcaaacaagctccaaagtAATGGATCAGGATGAGAGGATGTGGACCATCTTTTttagtttaaactcaatttcttttttttattcaactaAAATTCAAAATCTAAATATAACTTGTGATTCATAGTGGATTATTTATCCTATTTAAATTGTGTGGGCCTGAATTAAGAGCTTTtgtaatgtatttatttattttacttttaaagaaaaattatttaagtgaaataaatgaaataaaaatattttagttattatttaaataaatttatctatGATAATGAAATATAAGATAAATTCAAGGCTTACTAGTATTAATCTtaaagtttgaatttgaatgaattttatagtatatattcaaactttaaattgtatcattttatatcaaattttaataattttttatttttttgctaaatGAACTACTAaagaaaatcatatattttttttaattaataaaacatttgatattaaatatatctagTAAAGAAAATGACATATTAGAGCCCATAGATAAATGTCATTTAAATGACTAATGTTAAATTTTGTACCACAGAAGGAATCCAAACccaatactaaaatattaatttgaccgATATTCTTTGCAATAAATAGGTCTTTCATCTTTATTAAAGGAAAATAAACAGGGATTTCGTGTTAACCATAATCTAAGAAAATCTTATTCaaatatcaacaaaatcaagaaaaaaatctATGGAAAGTTTTTGCCCAAAAGTGACATTATGGATTATAAGTATCTCAAAATTAGATTATAACATAGCTAGAGATAATAGTAAGGATAAGTTGTTGACAAACTCTGAAAATTTTTAGAGAGACCTGGCTAATGAAATATAAGATTATACATTGTgtttttaacttcttttttatctaacaaacaattttaatttgagataaaatacaTTTCACTTGAATTACctgataaatttaataattaatcaaaaataataaaactcgcTACACTAAGTTTTGAGTAAGGACAAGAAAGTAATTGCGGTATCTTATTAGactaacatataattaaattatgagaCATGAAAGTAATTATcctctaaataataaaaaatattactaaaaagTAATTGTAAAATCAGAATTGTATAACCCTTATATACATtataatcaaaacatttgatagttatgaattttttttccaCTTCAAATATCCTATATGTTGTATTTACATTACACTATATATAGATTTAGTCCCAAATTTTAGGGTGTCCaaagtaaaaagaaaaactattcttatatatattttttaacttattatattgaaaacatataatagtaaatattagttttgtatttagattatcaaaataatcttgtcaatttaattaaatacaataataacaCTATTAAGGTCACGGATTCAAATAgagagtattttttttaaaaatttaggggGACGAGCTAGATCCATGAAGTCTAGGCCCCCCATCCTTTATAACATCTAACTCTAATCAAATCTCATGACTCAACCCTATATCTATTGAGAATCACATATGCGTGTATCAAACATAAACAAGCTTCCAATAAAATTCACGATAATGATCATAGTAAAACAAGTTTAAGTAACATTGACGGGAAGTAATATTAATCCATGAAAGTTTTCTCACCATTAGAGAAAAATGAACAATTTGATGTACCAAACAAACAACACAAGATTCCAAACACAAAGTGACAAAGAGAGCCCACATAATAATCCATAAAGAGAATACcaaaagatgaagaagatacACACAATTTCACCATATGAAGGAATGCCCAAATCATGggaaaaaaaatctcaattttcgaaataagagagaaaaccTGATCAAGCATCTGGAACAACAGATGCAGCAGCTGTTGCTGCTGTTGCTGCTCGCTTCATGGATGCGCATTTAATAAGGTGGTTGTAGCTTCCCTTCTCCTTGAAAAGTTGAGAGAAATGATGCTTGCAGTACAATATTCCTTCAAGAGCTGCATAGCTTGATGGAGTTATGGCACATCCACCGTGAGAGCATTTGAAGCATGACTTGTGATATGTTAGACTCTCCACGGTTACCTAATTGATCATGAAAAAACAAACCAAGAATAAGAAAATGATTTGTGCATGAAATAACATAAACAATAGAATGTCTAGTAGTATGTTGGTTAGATGAATGAAGGAGTGAAAGATGTCTTTTGGGAGACTTCAATGCATCTTTTGGGACTTGTTGTTGAGTACAATGTAGGTGGAATGGATTGGGTTATTGATTTCAGTTATCATTTGGTGGATATCAAAGAATTTTCACAAACAAGTATTGCCCGGATAGAATTCTTCAGCATTTTTACTTGTCAATGGGAAATGAAGAACTCATAACAAAGAAAACCTTTCTGGAACACACCCTACTAAAGATAATATGGTCATATCATATCCATAGACGAATGacatttctttaaattttatcaattgtAAGATATGGTTAACTTATAATACCTTCTCCAATGGATAAGCTGTCTTAGCACAAGTAGCACATTTATCTTGAGTACCAGAAAACATGCTCGCTGCTTTGTTAGGCGACCTCGTCTGAGAAAAGATATAGCGAAAGAAATTACTAAACATTGTATTATTGAATGATCAAAGGGGAGAATGATTTCagaaaaaagttataatataccTGTTCTAGACTTAACTTCTCAGCTGACTTTGCAGCTACAGgaaacaaagaaaacaaaaaagcATGAACAAGGGATTAActaacaaaaagaaaatcaagaaccCCATAATAAACTAAACCAGCTAAACTGATAATACATACGTGACTGAAAATTCTTGTTGAAGTTGCCTGTCTCCTTGAAGAGCTGCTCAAAGTGAGGCTTGCAGTATAAAACACCTTCCATTGAGGAGTAATTGCTCAGCTGCAGAGAGATTTAGGTTAAATTGAACAAAATGAGATCAAATCGCCCAATCTACATCCAGATAACTCATAAAACCATCATACTTTGAGATTTATTCGAAAAAAACAACTTCTTTCACATCTGCAATTCGATCAGGATAGATTGATTCATTTACAACAAAACCATCAAAGAGATTTAACAAATTACCACAAGAGTTCCCTTGCAATGGGTGCACTTGAAACAAGACTTATGATAAGGAATTCCATCCGCAGACAAAAGTTCAACAGGATAAACAGTCTTCTCACAAGCCTTGCACTTCTCCTGTGTGCCGAGAAAAGACATTCTCACTTTTTTCCCCTAAAGATCTGAtacaaacacaaataaaaacaCCCTTTACATCTTATGATCCGCCTTAATAAACTGCTTAAATTCAGGAGCATTACATTTACAGCAAAAGAAACGGAAGAAGAAGTTTGTTTGACTCGTTTCTCGATCTTAAAGACGTAATGCAGAAGCAGAACAATGGGTAAATAAAGATGAGAAGATCTAAAAGACATTGGTGATTGATCAGATATGCATACCTTTGCGAGAATGGAAGATGATGATCCGTAAAGTAGTTGAAAAGGCGACAAATGGATTACGGTTAAGGAAGCAAATAGTAGAAGGAGAGAGGTGGTGTTGTTGTCTTTGGCGATGAATGTGAGAAATGAAGGAGAGAGAAAGTAGTGCTTTTTGGGATTTTGCTGTGCAGGTGATGGAGCATAGTGGAGGATGACAGCCAGAGATGATGATCATAGAATAAAGGAACCGGAAGCGCACTTCCTTTTATTccttctattattttattttctttcatttttataacattctttatatataatacataatgaaaattattattattattttaaatattgaaaactaAATTATTCTATAGTTAATTATGactctcattttaattttaaatatttaaaaaaaattatacaacaaatactttaaaatttacaatttaGAAATGTGAgaaaactcaaattaaaaaaataaaatcttatattcAATTTCTACTTAAGAATGGTCGCCAACTTCTCATTCCAAAAGGTTACAGGGTCATCCATTAGGCACAAAGTTGTATGTCATTACTATGGTGTCGATAGATTAACTACTGTAGTGCGTACATTGGACACTAGACGTAGTATCGATCCTGAAAATTAGGTTTTCTTAGCCCATTTagaaaaaaacgtgaaaaataaattagttgccataattttaattatttttgtgtaaaTTTGCAGTAGGGGTTGTCTGACTAAATACTATAGAAAATAAGATCTTATTCACATTTTACGAATTTATTgcttatttataataaaaacaaaaataaccaaataaaatattttatttttcattctaaACTAATATTCTACACACTTTTATACAcacttttatgttaaaaaaaattaataaatttatctaatatttttattatttatttattaaatgagctAGGTTTGGATAGGCTATTCTAATCGGTAGACATTAGACTTACACAGAACTGGCTCTGAATACACACGGAGCAACTATTTCTCGTATAAAGTGGAGATCTAACATCAGAATTGACTGAAAATACGTCCTAACATATTAAATCGACCAAGAATAACTCATCGGTTAAGGTGGTTAGTATATTTCTAGAGTTCTGAACACCTTAATTGCACGCGttttactattaaaaaaattacatcacCTTAATTTTAGGTGTTTCACCAtccaaaaacaaacaaatcaaaCTAAATTGGAGTTGAGAATTAAAACTATTGTCAATTAATGTGAT is part of the Impatiens glandulifera chromosome 1, dImpGla2.1, whole genome shotgun sequence genome and encodes:
- the LOC124941394 gene encoding LIM domain-containing protein WLIM2b-like, whose translation is MSFLGTQEKCKACEKTVYPVELLSADGIPYHKSCFKCTHCKGTLVLSNYSSMEGVLYCKPHFEQLFKETGNFNKNFQSPAKSAEKLSLEQTRSPNKAASMFSGTQDKCATCAKTAYPLEKVTVESLTYHKSCFKCSHGGCAITPSSYAALEGILYCKHHFSQLFKEKGSYNHLIKCASMKRAATAATAAASVVPDA
- the LOC124941384 gene encoding uncharacterized protein LOC124941384, translating into METTNQTHVDLEEGGGINHNSETNIVDLTEEEEKRIDLYASLEVIVDLEGGLVDVDHEELDGKVDFLELVNSSNGKGRGCRICHLSFDDDEERLNSELGCSCKGDLALAHNHCAQTWFNIRGNKTCEICGSLACNVLGGLGGGREAELDVGSSTAVAIEVSTMMLPRQQTDDRRSFWKGHRFLNFLLACMVFAFVISWLFHFNLPS